The following coding sequences lie in one Streptococcus suis genomic window:
- a CDS encoding YbaB/EbfC family nucleoid-associated protein gives MMNMQNMMRQAQKLQKQMEKSQAELAATQFTGSSVQDLVTATFTGDKKLVSIDFKADVVDADDLETLQEMTIQAVNAALIKVDEATQKKLGAFAGKLPF, from the coding sequence ATGATGAACATGCAAAACATGATGCGCCAAGCTCAAAAACTTCAAAAACAAATGGAGAAGAGCCAGGCTGAGTTGGCTGCTACTCAATTTACTGGTAGCTCTGTACAGGACTTGGTTACTGCTACTTTTACTGGAGATAAGAAATTGGTTTCTATCGACTTCAAGGCTGATGTTGTAGATGCAGACGACCTTGAAACCTTGCAAGAAATGACAATCCAAGCCGTCAACGCTGCACTTATAAAAGTTGACGAGGCAACTCAGAAAAAACTAGGTGCCTTTGCAGGTAAATTACCATTTTAA
- a CDS encoding glycerophosphodiester phosphodiesterase, whose amino-acid sequence MKKIQREFQKIYYNLDKILLLFFTLFTFMEFVWIPLNSWISEGLLAMTGHAYLSPTNLLSVFAENPLVTGLFILLFFVNIAIAYLELALLFTGVWQLLDEKVKHLPDYLRDVRDSMVAIIRHSSLPKVLFLLFYSVILLPSLRRVLNIYYFNKIVVPQFIVDYLSNTVWLGILILFFLLLFFWLASRFMYALPNIYFEHRSVKESIAYSWKKTRGRKQVSSFFRLIWLVTFPVLLFTGIGILLYLVQLVAEPYLPDTGPSYWLAVVCYAILKLAYYGVVALFMMGFISLLTGKQLPNYRRKRLRHRLRLAILLVSGLVFGTQGALALYYPFDTLPVTISHRGVDNGNAVQNSIEALEKTSQLKPDYIEMDVQETKDGQFIVMHDTDLLALTGNSGGTHDYTLAELTGMTASENGMTAPVPSFDEYLEKADELEQKLLVEIKVTKADSPKLTQNFLKKYGQRLIAKGHQMQSLDYRTIIEIKQYSEKLVSFFILPFNSIYPTTVADGYTMEYTSLDQNFMVKSWIRGKLVYAWTPNEEESMTKMLLLQVDGIITDNMTDLQSLMEEMKENRRYPDLFFLQFQSLIYNFE is encoded by the coding sequence ATGAAAAAGATACAGCGTGAATTTCAAAAAATATATTACAACTTAGACAAGATTCTTTTGCTCTTTTTTACCCTGTTTACCTTTATGGAATTTGTTTGGATACCGCTCAATTCATGGATTTCTGAGGGACTCTTAGCTATGACAGGGCATGCCTACCTTTCACCGACGAATTTGTTGTCGGTGTTTGCTGAAAATCCGCTCGTGACAGGCTTGTTTATTCTCCTCTTTTTTGTCAACATTGCCATTGCCTATCTAGAATTAGCTCTATTGTTCACAGGGGTTTGGCAACTGTTGGATGAAAAAGTCAAGCACCTCCCCGACTATTTACGGGATGTACGAGATAGTATGGTGGCGATTATCCGTCACAGCAGCCTACCAAAGGTTTTATTTCTCCTCTTTTACTCAGTTATTCTTCTCCCGTCTTTACGACGGGTATTAAATATCTATTATTTTAATAAAATCGTAGTACCCCAATTTATCGTAGATTACCTATCCAACACAGTCTGGCTAGGAATATTGATTTTGTTCTTTCTCCTCTTGTTCTTCTGGCTCGCATCACGCTTTATGTACGCTCTGCCGAACATTTACTTTGAACACAGGAGTGTGAAGGAGTCCATCGCCTATTCTTGGAAGAAGACCAGGGGAAGAAAGCAAGTCAGTTCCTTTTTCCGTCTGATTTGGCTGGTCACTTTTCCAGTCCTCCTATTCACAGGAATAGGGATATTGCTCTATCTAGTACAGTTAGTGGCTGAACCTTATCTACCAGACACAGGCCCATCATATTGGCTGGCAGTTGTTTGTTATGCAATCCTAAAATTAGCCTACTACGGAGTAGTTGCGCTCTTTATGATGGGATTCATTAGTCTCTTAACAGGGAAACAATTGCCAAACTACCGCCGTAAACGCCTCCGTCATCGCCTGCGATTGGCAATTTTACTAGTATCTGGTCTGGTGTTCGGTACCCAAGGAGCGCTTGCACTCTACTATCCCTTCGATACCCTGCCAGTTACCATTTCCCATCGCGGTGTTGACAATGGCAATGCTGTCCAGAACTCTATCGAGGCCCTAGAGAAAACCTCTCAACTCAAGCCAGACTATATTGAGATGGATGTTCAGGAGACGAAGGATGGTCAGTTTATTGTCATGCATGATACGGATTTATTGGCTTTGACGGGCAATTCCGGAGGTACACATGACTATACTCTTGCAGAGTTGACAGGGATGACTGCATCAGAAAACGGCATGACAGCTCCAGTTCCTTCTTTTGATGAATATCTTGAAAAAGCGGATGAGCTAGAACAAAAATTATTGGTAGAAATTAAAGTGACCAAGGCAGATTCGCCAAAACTCACCCAGAATTTCTTAAAAAAATACGGTCAACGTTTGATTGCCAAAGGACACCAGATGCAATCACTAGATTACCGTACTATTATCGAAATAAAGCAGTACAGCGAGAAATTAGTATCCTTCTTTATTCTTCCGTTCAACTCTATCTATCCGACGACGGTTGCTGATGGTTATACAATGGAATACACTTCGCTGGATCAAAACTTTATGGTAAAATCTTGGATTCGTGGGAAGTTAGTTTATGCTTGGACACCGAATGAAGAAGAGAGTATGACCAAGATGTTGCTGTTACAAGTGGATGGTATCATCACTGACAACATGACCGATCTCCAAAGTCTGATGGAGGAAATGAAAGAGAATCGACGTTATCCAGACCTCTTTTTCCTGCAATTTCAGTCTTTGATTTATAATTTTGAATAA
- a CDS encoding IS4/IS5 family transposase has protein sequence MLDQIKAHLLDSINDIVSSANQFVLHPEKDFSRQSQLTMKTMIQAILTMGGNTLAKELLDLDLPVSQSAFVQRRYQIKHQAFKTLFRDITSKIPISDNLPILAVDGSDVILPRNRFDKTTSFQTGPHHTPYNLIHINALYNLEQEMYHDLRIQDNREVDERAAFIDMMKNSSFKQALVIMDRGYESYNVMAHCQERNWSYIIRIRDGNHSMKSGFNLPDTPCFDEKFDLNICRKQTNEMKQQYQNFPNHYRCLPNHTSFDFLPSSSRKSDPVQFYELHFRMVRLEIKPGFFETLVTNTDYSPEKLKELYAYRWGIETSFRDLKYSIGLTHFHAKKKEGILQEIYARFINFNVCKWLTSHVAIKTSKLKQAYKICFSDAVYACRKFLRAELTSFQLETYIAKHLSIIRPNRTFQRKIKSKAPVSFTYRVT, from the coding sequence ATGCTAGATCAGATTAAAGCTCATTTACTTGATAGTATTAACGACATCGTTTCTAGTGCCAATCAGTTTGTGCTTCATCCTGAAAAAGATTTTAGTCGGCAAAGTCAGCTAACGATGAAAACCATGATTCAAGCCATACTGACCATGGGTGGTAATACCTTAGCCAAAGAGCTACTTGATTTAGATTTGCCTGTCTCTCAATCTGCCTTTGTTCAACGACGGTATCAGATTAAACACCAAGCTTTTAAAACACTTTTTAGGGATATTACTTCTAAAATTCCAATCTCTGATAATCTCCCTATCCTGGCTGTTGATGGCAGTGATGTGATTCTACCAAGAAATCGTTTTGATAAAACGACCTCTTTTCAAACTGGACCACACCACACTCCTTACAATCTCATTCATATTAATGCTCTCTACAATCTCGAACAAGAGATGTATCATGATTTACGGATCCAAGATAATCGAGAGGTTGATGAACGTGCGGCTTTTATTGATATGATGAAGAACTCTTCTTTCAAACAAGCTCTGGTAATAATGGATAGGGGGTATGAATCCTACAATGTCATGGCTCACTGCCAAGAAAGAAATTGGTCCTATATTATTCGTATTCGTGACGGGAATCATTCTATGAAATCAGGATTTAACCTCCCTGACACCCCTTGTTTTGATGAAAAATTTGACCTAAACATCTGTCGGAAACAGACCAATGAGATGAAGCAACAGTATCAAAATTTTCCTAATCACTATCGCTGTTTACCTAATCACACATCCTTTGACTTTCTACCAAGCTCTAGCCGAAAAAGCGACCCAGTTCAGTTTTACGAACTTCATTTTCGAATGGTGCGTCTCGAAATCAAGCCAGGTTTCTTTGAAACTTTGGTGACAAACACCGATTATTCTCCAGAAAAATTAAAAGAGCTCTATGCCTACAGATGGGGCATAGAGACCAGTTTTCGTGACCTAAAATACAGTATCGGTCTGACTCATTTTCATGCAAAAAAGAAGGAAGGGATTCTCCAAGAAATCTACGCTCGCTTTATCAATTTTAATGTTTGTAAATGGCTAACCTCACACGTTGCTATTAAAACATCAAAGTTAAAACAGGCTTATAAAATTTGTTTTTCAGACGCTGTCTATGCCTGTCGAAAATTTCTTAGAGCTGAACTCACTTCCTTCCAATTGGAAACCTACATTGCCAAACATTTATCCATCATCCGACCCAATCGAACGTTCCAAAGAAAGATAAAAAGCAAGGCACCTGTAAGCTTCACTTATAGAGTAACATAA
- a CDS encoding Xaa-Pro dipeptidyl-peptidase: MRFNQFSFIKKETSVYLQELDALGFQLIPDASSKTNLETFVRKCHFLTANTDFALSNMIADWNTDLLTFFQSDRELTDLIFYQVAFQLLSFVPGVDYTDVEEFRKASQFPIVYEDIIDNLYQLLATRTKSGNTLIDQLVSDDLIPEDNRYHFFNGKSLATFSTKNLIREVVYVETPVDTAGTGQTDIVKLSILRPHFDGKIPAVITNSPYHQGVNDVASDKALHKMEGELAEKPAGTIEVNQTSITKLDLDQRELPISPATEKLGHITSYSLNDYFLARGFASLHVSGVGTLGSTGYMTSGDYQQVEGYKAVIDWLNGRTKAYTDHTRSIEVKADWANGKVATTGLSYLGTMSNALATTGVDGLEVVIAEAGISSWYDYYRENGLVTSPGGYPGEDLDSLTALTYSKSLQAGDFLRNKAAYEKGLAAEHAALDRTSGDYNQYWHDRNYLLHADKVKCEVVFTHGSQDWNVKPIHVWNMFHALPSHIKKHLFFHNGAHVYMNNWQSIDFRESMNALLSQKLLGYENNYQLPTVIWQDNSGEQTWTTLDTFGGENKAVLPLGTGSQTISNQYAQEDFDRYGKSYPAFHQDLYAGKANQISMELPMTEDLLINGQVTLKLRVSSSVAKGLLSAQLLDKGNKKRLAPIPAPKARLSLDNGRYYAQENLLELPYVEMPQRLVTKGFMNLQNRTDLMKIEEVVPDQWMDVSWKLQPTIYQLKKGDVLELILYTTDFECTVRDNSQWQIHLDLSQSQLILPH; this comes from the coding sequence ATGCGCTTTAATCAATTTTCTTTTATAAAAAAAGAGACCTCCGTCTACTTGCAAGAGCTTGATGCTCTAGGATTTCAACTGATTCCTGATGCAAGTAGTAAGACAAATTTAGAAACCTTTGTCAGAAAGTGCCATTTCCTGACAGCCAACACCGACTTTGCCCTGTCCAACATGATTGCGGATTGGAATACAGACCTGCTGACCTTCTTCCAGTCTGACCGTGAGTTGACAGACCTGATTTTCTATCAAGTCGCCTTTCAGTTGCTGAGCTTTGTGCCTGGTGTGGACTACACAGATGTGGAAGAATTCCGCAAGGCTAGCCAATTTCCTATTGTCTATGAGGATATCATCGACAATCTCTACCAGCTGCTCGCTACCCGCACCAAGTCTGGAAATACCTTGATTGACCAGCTGGTCAGCGATGACCTAATCCCAGAAGACAATCGCTACCACTTCTTCAACGGCAAATCTTTGGCGACTTTTTCAACAAAAAACCTCATTCGTGAGGTGGTCTATGTCGAAACACCTGTCGATACGGCTGGGACTGGGCAGACAGATATTGTTAAGCTATCCATTCTCCGTCCGCACTTTGACGGGAAAATACCTGCGGTGATTACAAACAGTCCCTATCATCAGGGTGTTAACGATGTAGCTAGTGACAAGGCCCTGCACAAGATGGAAGGGGAGTTGGCGGAAAAACCAGCTGGTACCATTGAGGTCAACCAGACCAGCATCACCAAGCTAGACTTGGACCAGCGAGAGCTACCTATCAGCCCTGCCACCGAAAAACTGGGCCACATTACTTCATACTCCCTCAATGATTATTTCCTAGCTCGTGGCTTTGCCAGCCTCCATGTGTCTGGTGTCGGCACGCTGGGCTCGACTGGCTACATGACATCTGGCGACTACCAGCAGGTGGAGGGCTATAAAGCAGTGATTGACTGGCTGAACGGTCGTACCAAGGCCTACACAGACCACACCCGCTCGATTGAGGTCAAGGCTGATTGGGCCAATGGTAAGGTAGCGACGACGGGACTTTCTTATCTCGGCACCATGTCCAATGCCTTGGCAACAACTGGCGTGGACGGATTGGAAGTCGTCATCGCAGAAGCGGGGATTTCCTCTTGGTATGACTACTACCGTGAAAACGGGCTGGTGACCAGCCCTGGCGGCTATCCAGGCGAAGATTTGGACAGCTTGACCGCCCTGACCTACTCGAAAAGCCTGCAAGCAGGCGACTTCCTCCGCAATAAAGCAGCCTACGAAAAAGGACTGGCGGCAGAACATGCTGCCTTGGACCGCACCAGCGGTGACTACAATCAATACTGGCATGACCGCAATTATCTACTCCACGCTGACAAGGTCAAGTGTGAGGTAGTCTTTACCCACGGCTCACAGGACTGGAATGTCAAGCCAATCCATGTCTGGAATATGTTCCATGCCCTGCCAAGTCACATCAAAAAGCACCTCTTCTTCCACAACGGTGCCCACGTTTATATGAACAACTGGCAGTCCATCGACTTCCGTGAGTCCATGAACGCCCTACTCAGTCAGAAACTGCTTGGCTACGAGAATAACTACCAACTGCCGACTGTCATCTGGCAGGACAACAGCGGTGAACAAACCTGGACGACCTTGGACACCTTTGGCGGTGAAAACAAGGCAGTCTTGCCACTAGGTACTGGAAGCCAGACCATTTCCAATCAGTATGCCCAAGAAGATTTTGACCGCTACGGCAAATCCTACCCAGCCTTTCACCAAGACCTCTATGCAGGCAAGGCCAATCAAATCAGCATGGAACTGCCTATGACGGAGGACCTCCTGATTAACGGACAGGTCACACTGAAACTCCGTGTGTCTTCAAGTGTAGCCAAAGGCCTCTTATCTGCTCAGCTATTGGACAAAGGAAATAAAAAACGCCTAGCCCCAATCCCTGCGCCTAAAGCAAGATTGAGTCTAGACAACGGTCGTTACTATGCCCAAGAAAATCTGCTGGAGTTGCCTTATGTGGAGATGCCGCAACGCTTGGTGACCAAGGGCTTTATGAACCTGCAAAATCGTACTGACTTGATGAAAATTGAGGAAGTGGTGCCAGACCAGTGGATGGATGTGAGCTGGAAACTGCAACCGACTATTTATCAGCTGAAAAAAGGTGACGTCTTAGAGCTGATTCTCTATACAACCGACTTTGAGTGTACTGTTCGGGATAATTCTCAATGGCAAATCCACCTTGATTTAAGCCAATCACAGTTAATTTTACCGCACTAA
- a CDS encoding IS30 family transposase: protein MKNKHLTLSDRNDIQIGIEQLKPFSAIAAKLGKDPSTISKEVRRNRVVKENSVTSNCDSCPLLKKAPYVCNACPKKRSNCGYQKQFYYAKRAQLDYEAKLSDSRTGVALNKEEFYRMDEIVSTAIQKGQHLNHIIASNELSASRASIYRYLEKGYLSTKPIDFPRVVKFRKRRTRNLQPIPKTAREGRSYEDFQRFLAEKGSSYWLEMDTVTGRIGGKVLLAFNLSFCNFIFARLLDNKTANEVAKHLYAIKNDLHQKEMDFCELFPVILTDNGGEFARVDDIEMDVRGESKLFFCDPNRSDQKGRIEKNHTLIRDILPKGSSFDNLTQEDINLVCSHVNSVRRASFNGKSAYELFTFTYGDELATLLGISKIDPENVIQSPRLLDK, encoded by the coding sequence ATGAAAAACAAACACTTAACTCTCTCTGATCGCAATGATATTCAAATAGGAATTGAACAACTTAAGCCCTTCTCAGCTATAGCAGCTAAGTTAGGTAAAGATCCTTCTACAATCTCAAAAGAAGTTCGGAGAAATCGAGTGGTTAAAGAAAATTCTGTGACATCCAATTGTGATTCTTGCCCTCTACTCAAAAAGGCTCCCTACGTTTGTAATGCCTGTCCGAAAAAGAGAAGCAACTGCGGATACCAGAAACAGTTCTACTACGCAAAAAGAGCTCAGCTTGATTATGAAGCTAAGCTCTCAGACTCGAGAACAGGTGTTGCACTAAACAAGGAAGAATTCTATCGCATGGATGAGATTGTTTCTACTGCCATCCAAAAGGGACAACACCTCAACCACATCATCGCCTCAAACGAACTTTCGGCATCCAGAGCTTCTATCTACCGATACCTTGAAAAAGGCTATCTGTCCACAAAGCCCATTGATTTCCCCCGTGTCGTGAAATTCAGAAAGCGGAGAACCAGAAACCTACAACCCATTCCTAAAACTGCCAGAGAAGGACGGTCTTACGAGGACTTCCAACGCTTTCTCGCAGAGAAAGGAAGCAGCTATTGGCTGGAAATGGACACCGTTACTGGACGGATCGGCGGAAAGGTACTTCTCGCCTTTAACCTCTCCTTCTGTAACTTTATCTTCGCTCGATTACTTGATAATAAAACAGCTAATGAGGTCGCTAAACATCTCTACGCTATCAAGAATGACCTACATCAGAAAGAGATGGACTTCTGCGAACTATTCCCTGTCATTCTGACCGATAATGGTGGTGAATTCGCTAGAGTGGACGACATCGAAATGGATGTTCGTGGAGAATCTAAGCTATTCTTCTGTGACCCAAATCGTTCTGACCAGAAAGGGAGAATTGAGAAGAATCACACACTTATCAGAGATATTCTTCCTAAAGGAAGTTCGTTTGATAACTTGACACAGGAGGATATCAACCTGGTTTGTTCGCATGTCAACAGCGTCAGACGAGCTTCTTTCAACGGAAAATCCGCCTATGAACTCTTTACATTTACCTACGGTGATGAATTGGCAACGCTTTTGGGAATCTCTAAAATTGACCCTGAGAACGTCATCCAATCACCTCGATTATTGGATAAATAA
- a CDS encoding cell surface protein, which produces METANKKFRYSIRKFKVGVGSVLIATCLLGAGVSTPTAFATTETSTATETTKTPLQKLQDLVKELETDLEKLNEFPEYDRSEYSFQKSLWDFYLGFGKAEMGRVSTLKEDAPEISRISGLLSDFKNHITMERLTREVAQYRKKYPGNENIEKEYDAHLKQDEDKSTASQEGDTLRDYVDGEASRAMDRIKQRVAELEKSKQPQPSPADEPDPAPKEEDTPAPKVEEETQEPKTEEKAPETKEETPTPAPDAAPAPKAEDEVPAPMPEAPAPKEEEVPVPTPKAEAPKAEEEIPTPMPEAPAPKEEDTPAPKVEEETQEPKTEEKAPETKEETPTPAPDAAPAPKAEDEVPAPMPEAPAPKEEEVPVPTPESEAPKAEEEIPTPMPEAPAPKEEDTPAPKVEEKAPETKEETPTPAPDAAPAPKAEDEVPAPMPEAPAPKEEDTPAPKVEEETQEPKTEEKTPETKEETPVPTPDAAPAPKAEDEVPAPMPEAPAPKEEEVPVPTPESEAPKAEEEIPTPMPEAPAPKEEDTPAPKVEEETQEPKTEEKTPETKEETPTPAPEAAPAPKAEDEVPAPMPEAPSPKEEDTPAPKVEEETEEPKTEEKTPETKEETPVPTPDAAPAPTPKEEGIPAPMPDTPMDKPKTDKVESDKQMPEAKQPEMDQPKAEDMPKEEMPKAEQPKAEDSAPKTAVPEVAPKTAEKPKLDFATKERKVEEALPIKEEIRYDASLALGKSYLLQEGKAGKKVSVYQDVIVDGKVVATNLLSETVVEGQNRILVKGSLEMKKEEVKTTPSVQSNPTMSQKGAPSANKATLPATGEQRNNLTLVGLGLAGISLAVVATAINKKSKDQI; this is translated from the coding sequence ATGGAAACTGCAAATAAAAAATTCAGATATAGTATTCGTAAATTTAAAGTCGGCGTAGGCTCGGTGCTAATTGCTACTTGCCTACTTGGTGCGGGAGTCTCGACACCAACCGCTTTTGCGACGACAGAGACTTCAACAGCTACAGAGACTACAAAAACACCTCTTCAAAAGCTCCAAGACCTTGTAAAAGAGCTAGAAACGGACTTGGAAAAATTGAATGAATTTCCTGAATATGATCGTTCTGAGTACTCGTTTCAAAAAAGCTTGTGGGATTTTTATTTAGGATTTGGAAAAGCTGAAATGGGGCGTGTTTCTACTTTGAAGGAGGATGCACCCGAAATTTCTAGGATTTCTGGACTATTATCTGATTTTAAAAACCATATTACAATGGAACGTTTGACACGTGAGGTTGCTCAGTATCGTAAAAAATACCCTGGTAATGAAAACATTGAGAAAGAATATGATGCGCATTTAAAGCAAGACGAAGACAAGAGTACAGCTAGCCAAGAGGGCGATACCTTAAGAGACTACGTTGATGGAGAAGCAAGTAGGGCCATGGACAGAATTAAGCAACGAGTTGCTGAACTGGAAAAATCAAAACAACCCCAGCCAAGTCCCGCAGATGAGCCAGATCCAGCTCCAAAAGAGGAGGATACACCGGCACCGAAAGTAGAAGAGGAAACACAGGAGCCGAAAACAGAAGAGAAGGCACCAGAGACGAAAGAAGAAACTCCAACTCCAGCACCGGACGCAGCTCCAGCGCCGAAAGCAGAGGACGAAGTTCCTGCTCCAATGCCAGAGGCACCAGCGCCGAAAGAGGAAGAAGTTCCAGTTCCAACACCGAAAGCAGAAGCGCCAAAAGCCGAGGAAGAAATTCCGACTCCAATGCCAGAGGCTCCGGCTCCAAAAGAGGAGGACACACCGGCACCGAAAGTAGAAGAGGAAACACAGGAGCCGAAAACAGAAGAGAAGGCACCAGAGACGAAAGAAGAAACTCCAACTCCAGCACCGGACGCAGCACCAGCGCCGAAAGCAGAGGACGAAGTTCCGGCTCCAATGCCAGAGGCACCAGCGCCGAAAGAGGAAGAAGTTCCAGTTCCAACACCGGAATCAGAAGCGCCAAAAGCCGAGGAAGAAATTCCGACTCCAATGCCAGAGGCTCCGGCTCCAAAAGAGGAGGACACTCCGGCACCGAAAGTAGAAGAGAAGGCACCAGAGACGAAAGAAGAAACTCCAACTCCAGCACCGGACGCAGCTCCAGCGCCGAAAGCAGAGGACGAAGTTCCGGCTCCAATGCCAGAGGCACCGGCTCCAAAAGAGGAGGACACACCGGCACCGAAAGTAGAAGAGGAAACACAGGAGCCGAAAACAGAAGAGAAGACTCCGGAAACGAAAGAAGAAACCCCAGTCCCAACTCCGGACGCAGCTCCAGCGCCGAAAGCAGAGGACGAAGTTCCGGCTCCAATGCCAGAGGCACCAGCGCCGAAAGAGGAAGAAGTTCCAGTTCCAACACCGGAATCAGAAGCGCCAAAAGCCGAGGAAGAAATTCCGACTCCAATGCCAGAGGCACCGGCTCCAAAAGAGGAGGACACTCCGGCACCGAAAGTAGAAGAGGAAACACAGGAGCCGAAAACAGAAGAGAAGACTCCGGAAACGAAAGAAGAAACTCCAACTCCAGCACCGGAAGCAGCTCCAGCGCCGAAAGCAGAGGACGAAGTTCCGGCTCCAATGCCAGAGGCACCGTCTCCAAAAGAGGAGGACACTCCGGCACCGAAAGTAGAAGAGGAAACAGAGGAGCCGAAAACAGAAGAGAAGACTCCGGAAACGAAAGAAGAAACCCCAGTCCCAACTCCGGACGCAGCTCCAGCTCCAACACCAAAAGAGGAAGGGATTCCAGCTCCAATGCCAGACACTCCAATGGACAAACCGAAAACTGATAAAGTAGAGTCTGACAAACAGATGCCAGAGGCTAAGCAACCAGAAATGGACCAACCGAAAGCAGAAGACATGCCGAAGGAGGAAATGCCAAAGGCTGAGCAACCAAAAGCGGAAGACTCTGCACCTAAGACAGCAGTTCCAGAAGTCGCACCAAAAACAGCGGAAAAACCAAAGCTAGACTTCGCAACAAAAGAACGCAAGGTAGAAGAAGCTCTCCCTATCAAAGAAGAAATCAGATATGATGCAAGCCTAGCACTTGGCAAATCATACCTTCTTCAAGAAGGAAAAGCAGGTAAAAAAGTATCTGTTTATCAAGATGTCATAGTTGATGGTAAAGTTGTCGCAACCAACCTATTATCAGAAACTGTTGTTGAAGGCCAAAATCGTATCCTTGTAAAAGGTAGCTTGGAAATGAAGAAAGAAGAAGTAAAAACAACTCCTTCAGTACAATCAAATCCAACAATGAGTCAGAAGGGTGCACCTTCTGCAAACAAAGCAACCCTACCTGCAACAGGTGAACAACGCAATAACCTAACCTTAGTAGGCCTTGGTTTAGCTGGAATTAGCTTGGCAGTAGTCGCTACAGCTATAAATAAAAAATCTAAAGATCAAATCTAA
- the agaS gene encoding tagatose-6-phosphate ketose isomerase, whose product MFRLAKEELEKLGAIITATEIYQQPGLWKEAYQLYLDQLEKIEGFLKAIKEKHDFVHVVFTGAGTSDFVGQSIANYLNQVNDLKHIRFSAIGTVELVSRPHDYLQADIPTVLVSFARSGNSPESVAAVEVAKQLVDKLYQVTITCAPEGKLALAAEGDAENLLLLQPAGSNDKGFAMTGSYSCMALTALLVFSPASQEEKAAWVEIIARLGQDVLDREDYVQDLINLDFERVIYLGSGGFYGLAHEAQLKILELTAGKIATMYESPLGFRHGPKSFINEKTLIFLFASNDAYTRQYDVDLLNEVHGDGIAERIVALSADKLVGTEAANFVLAEGGADLPDVFLTFPYIIFAQTVSIMAAIKCNNLPDTPSPTGTVNRVVQGVIIHPLEK is encoded by the coding sequence ATGTTCCGTTTAGCAAAAGAAGAATTAGAAAAATTGGGAGCTATTATTACGGCGACCGAAATTTACCAACAGCCTGGCTTGTGGAAAGAGGCTTATCAACTCTATCTTGACCAGCTTGAGAAGATTGAGGGCTTCTTGAAGGCTATCAAGGAAAAACATGACTTTGTTCACGTCGTTTTTACAGGTGCAGGGACTTCTGATTTTGTTGGGCAAAGTATTGCCAACTATCTCAACCAAGTCAATGACTTGAAACACATTCGTTTTTCTGCCATTGGTACAGTGGAGCTGGTTAGTCGCCCACATGACTATTTACAGGCAGATATTCCAACGGTTTTGGTATCCTTTGCCCGTTCAGGAAATTCACCAGAAAGTGTGGCAGCAGTAGAAGTTGCCAAGCAATTGGTAGATAAATTGTATCAAGTGACCATTACCTGTGCACCAGAAGGTAAGCTGGCACTAGCGGCTGAAGGAGATGCTGAAAATCTCCTGCTCTTGCAACCAGCTGGTTCAAACGATAAGGGCTTTGCCATGACAGGTTCTTACAGCTGTATGGCTCTGACAGCCCTCCTCGTCTTCTCGCCAGCCAGTCAAGAAGAAAAAGCTGCTTGGGTTGAGATCATTGCCCGTCTGGGTCAAGATGTTTTGGACCGTGAAGACTACGTGCAAGACTTGATTAACCTTGATTTTGAGCGAGTGATTTACCTCGGTTCAGGTGGTTTCTACGGTCTTGCCCACGAAGCTCAGTTGAAAATTCTGGAATTGACAGCAGGCAAAATTGCGACCATGTACGAGTCACCACTCGGTTTCCGTCATGGACCAAAATCCTTCATCAATGAAAAGACCTTGATTTTCCTCTTTGCCTCAAACGATGCCTACACTCGTCAGTATGATGTGGACTTGCTCAATGAAGTCCATGGTGATGGCATAGCAGAGCGGATAGTGGCATTGTCGGCTGATAAGTTAGTCGGTACAGAAGCAGCCAATTTTGTCTTGGCAGAGGGTGGGGCAGATCTGCCAGATGTTTTCCTAACCTTCCCTTACATCATCTTTGCCCAAACGGTATCTATTATGGCAGCCATTAAGTGCAACAACTTGCCAGATACACCATCACCAACAGGCACCGTCAACCGTGTGGTGCAGGGTGTGATTATACATCCACTAGAAAAATAG